The nucleotide sequence GACATATTGGGACTATATATATGGGATACTACtttcagaaataaaaagaatattccTAGTTGTATGAAATTTCTCTATCCGAATTTACCTGTAAGGGTACATCTGAGTCTAATTCAAATTTTCCCAAGCTTTCCGTCCAAGGGACGAACTGCTTCGTTTCGTGGtctaaataataatcaaatatagtGCCACCTGTCGGGAATTTCACTGTTTTAAACTCGTTTAACCACCATTTCGTGAACTCCACTCTATAATCGGTTGCCTGGAATGAAATGTAAAACAGTTTTACATCCAATATTGTTggttgtatttattatttttacctgCTCTTGAAACATCGCCGATCCGAAAGCCCAAACGcaacaaaaaacgaaatagaGCTCATACCATTCTTTGGGACAATCTGTTGGAGTATTTTGTGGAGTTAGGGTGCAGTCTAGTAGGTGACACAGCATCGAAAGGTGGGAAGTTTCTACTATGggaatgatttttttgaatctaGTTTTGACGTTTTCCAAACAAGCTGGGATATATTTGTCGAATAACATTATTAGATTCGATTTTTCCGCTGGAATTTCTCGCGTTTCTATCCAGCTTGTTACGTAACTGAAATGTCGAAAGAACAAACCTCGAAACAACTAGTTTACTATTCAgaatataataacaatattgaatttattatgaTCACTCATTTTTTTCACGTACCAGCAAAATATGGCAACAGCGCGTTCAATTAAGAAGGTTTGCATCAAGTTTTCggtggaaaattatttgaatcgTAATGTGAGCCGCACCAAATGCGTTTTAAGAAAAAGTTTCATGAAAatggtagaaaataaaaaaattgatttgttgtGAAAAACCGCAGAAAATCaaggaaaactgttttttcttattaaatattcaattcactAATGAATCAAGgtaatatttgaatgttttcccTCACGATTTCCACTAACCAACAAGCATGAATgctaaatttgtattttgttaaatataaatgaaaaatacaaaaaaaatcgaagaaaatcgCGTTTATCCAATAATTTCCAAACTTTTCCTTCAGAAATTCACCAAAACATAAACCGCATAATtgttttgttgtaaaaaaatattttctgtaaaaacaaaagaaaatcgATAGAAATCCGGTTTTTCTGATTCAATTTTTAAgctaaataatataatttttgaactttttcatAATTCCCCATGAATATTAGTTTAAGTTGTATAATTCATCTGATAGTGatcaagaaaaatcattttatatagacaatttggaagaaaatcagaataaataaatttttcttgtgttttcgattaaattaaaaataaattttttccttcaTAACATTTCTTAAACACCCAGTATATACCGTAAGTTTTGTCTGCTCAACTAAAATaagttcattttatttgaaataaaaaggaaatccCGGAAAAGCCATAATTTATTCatgaattaaatggaaaatgattgtaatttgtatattttttctgtgtAATTTTCCTCAAATGCTCAGCataaatcataatatttgtctgttgtataaaagaaaagttttttcatacaaaacataAGGAAAATAGggattttttgttataattttcaataaaatgaataattattctaattgtcggatttttttatttataatttctctgaaacaccctgtataaatagcAAACAATTCATgctaaacaaagaaaaaattatttgctataaaaaacAGGCAAAATCGAAGGAAAGTCAAGgaaatttacgaatttttctttcataactTCCCTCAAACACCCCGTATAATTCAAGAAATGTTTCTGCAAcacaaagataaatttttttgatatgagaaagtaaaaaaagttgGGGAAAAGCCgtgtttcataatttatttattgaagtaaatagaaaatcattgtaatttgttcattttttctgtgtaattttcctcaattttcccagtataaaacataaaatttgtcggttgtattaaataaaatccctttcatacaaaaaaaaatgaggaaaatcaagttttttgatataattttctataaaataaaaatttattataattgtccgattttttatctataatttctcccaaacatcctgtataaatagcaaaatttcgaattaaatggaaaatcaTTGTAATTTATCTATTCTTTCTGTCTAATTTTCCTCAAACACCCACtataaaattaaacataaaatttgtcggttgtataaaaaaaaatgaggaaaatcgagtttttttgatataatttccaaaaaaattgaaaattatttcaattatgagagtttttctctataatttctctaaagcaccctgtataaaccAGTAAACTTTAGTGCtaagtaaagaaaaatttatttggtatgAAAAGCAGgagaaatcgagaaaaaatcacgaaaacttaagaatttttctttcataatttccttctaacaccctgtatacattacaatatttacctgttgtataaaataaaagttctttcatacaaaaaaaatgaggaaaatcgagtttttttaatataattttcaagaaaatgaaaaataatttaaattgacgagttttttatttataatttcccTGACACACTCTGTATAAACCAGCAAACTTCTGTgctaaacaaagaaaaatttatttgatattaaaaactgaaagaaaatgaggaaaagtcatgtttcataatttatatattgaattaaaaagaaaatcatcgtaatttgtgtattttttctttctaattttcCTCAAACATCCagtataaatcataaaatttgtcggttgtttaaaataaaatttcttccatacaaaaaaatgaggaaaatcgagttttttaatataattttcaatgaaatgaaaaactgttttaattatcagattttttttatttataatttccctaaaacaccctgtataaaccGACAAACTGTTGTGCTAAacaaagataaatttatttgatatgaaaaacagaaaaatcgaGGAAAAATAACAGAAACTTACGAATTTGTCTTTCATAATTTCCCCCAAACAACTTTGAAATTTCTCTGCAGAACAAAGATGAATTTATTTGGTGTGAAAAACTAAAAGAAGTAGAGGAAAAGCCttgtttcataatatatttattgaattaaatggaaaatcaTCGtgatttgtatattttctcCCTCTAATTTCACTCAAACACccagtataaataataaaatttgtcgattttataaaataaaatttcttccatacaaaaaaatgaggaaaatcgagtttttttgatataaatttcaataaaataaaaaataatttcaattattggatttttttatttataattttcccaAAACAACTTGTAGAAGAAGTTGAGGAAAAGCCatgtttcataatttatttatcgaatcaaatgaaaaatcatcgtaatttgtgtattttttctttctaatttttctcaaacacccagtataaatcataaaatttgtcggttgtataaaataaaatttcttccaaacaaaaaaatgaggaaaatcgggtttttttgatataaatttcaataaaataaaaaataatttcaattattggatttttttatttataattttctcaaaacaccctgtataaaccAGCAAACTCCTGTgctaaacaaagaaaaattcatttgctATGTAAAACAGGAAAAATCACGAGTTTTTCTTCTATCAACCTCGAAATTTTCTGCTTAACAAAGATAAATTCAAGTAGTTGAGGAAAAGCGTATATAAGTATACGGAAAAACTCagttatttccaatattttttccataattttctcCAAACACTGCAGAAACTGGAGAATCTATCTGCTGAGCAAAATCAAACaaatccaaacaaaaaaaacgaCTTTTCTCATTGCAAAAactaatatattcaaaaaataatttagtttaatttctatacTATACAGAATCATCGATTCGCCGCCACCAATCCAGCCGGTCCTGTCGCCAAACCTCCTTGTCCTTCCGGAATTATCTTCAAAGGAGTAAAACCGAGTTCCTGTTTCGGTATACCGTAAACTTGCAATTTCTCCTCGAACGTCTCCAAAAGATCGTCATGCGCTTTACAAACACGAGCCAACTCATACTGCAAATCCGCAATTTGAGCGTTTTTCTTCGACAAAATCTCCTCCAATTTCTGATTCGATCTCAAAGGAGGCGTTTTAGCGACTGCTTGTAGCTCCGCAATCACTATTTCCCTATGCTCAGCTACCTGACTCAAAGTTTGTATACGTTTATTGAGCAACAAATTCTTAACACCTGAAATATCCGTTATATAACtccaaatttaataaaataaatataactcaCTAGTTTTTTGTTGTACTTCCAAAACTGCTTGTACGAATCTGTTATTTAATTCGTCTCGTTCTTTTTCCAGAGTCTCAAATCTCAATTCCAATGCGTCGTACGACCACCTCAAATCCTCCAAACACTTCAATTTCTGCGATAACATCAATTTAGCGTTAGCCAAAGCTTGTTTATCTCTTTCGTAATTCTCCAACTGtcttttatattctttaatttgaTCCAATGCTTCTTTTAGAGGATCCGCTAGCCGTTTATTTTCAGCAGTTAAATCTGCTACTTGCTTCGACATTCGTTCATTCTGTTTCCTCAGTATCTCCATTTGGTCTTTCAGGGTGCTGATCAAGGAGAGGTTGTTTAAGGTGATGTCGTTGTAGTAATTCTTCATTTCGTTGAAAGATATCTCGTggtgtttcattaaatttgatatgtgttcgttttttctttcttcCACTTCCGATATTTCCATGGCGTGTTTTTCGTTAAGATGCGCTCTCAATTCCGTGTATTTCTTCTCGTATTTCATCTCCATTTCCTTGGCTCTAGTTTCGAATTCGCTCCTCGCTTTACTAACGTCTTCGCTGTTTTGCATTTTCAGAGCTTTAATTTGATCTTGATGGCTCAAATCTTGTTCTCTCATTAGAGCCTTTAAATTCCTCTTATCTTCtaataattctttttcttttatagcGTATTCGTCTTGGGCTTGTTTCAGTGCTACTAGAGACTCTGCTTTACATTCGGTTAGATTGTTCTGATGTTCGTATTGGAGgtgtttcactttttgtttgtaaaatttcaattccTCCTCGTTCTTTTCTACACCTTCTTCCAAAGCTCTATCTTTGTTTCTTACTTGTGCTCTGGCTTCTTCGAGTTCGTTTCTCGTTATTTCCCAGAAGGTTCGGATTTTATCCCTTTCCATTTGGAAGAAATTCCTCTCTTCTCGTTCTCGatcattttcttctttgatCCTTTGGGCGAATGCTTCTAATTGTTCTCGCGTCATGGCGGTCGTGTCGACCCCATCGATAATTTTGGGGCCGGCGCCCTTTTTCGgaggcatatttttttattatttacacaaAAGTCGAAATACTAGTAGAAATATCTATTTAATGACATATTCGTTACCTAGTGACGATATATTCGTTTCTATAGcgaattgatttatttgatcgATATCATATGTTTTGAAGGCATTTTTTTGCGTTCCTTTAGTTTACTTCTATATCATATAATGTTTTCAAGGCATTTTTTCGCGTTCATTTAGTTTATTTCTATATCATATAATGTTTTGAAGGCATTTATTCGCGTTCGTTTAGTTTATTCCATATTATATGATGTTTTGAAGGCATTTATTCGCGTTCGTTTAGTttacttttaaataatatgATGTTTTGAAGGCATTTTTTCATGTTCATTTAGTTTACTTCTATATCATATAATGTTTTGAAGGCATTTTTTTGCGTTCGTTTAGTttacttttaaataatatgATGTTTTGAAGGCATTTTTTCATGTTCATTTAGTTTACTTCTATATCATATAATGTTTTGTAGGCATTTTTTTGCGTTCGTTcagtttattcaatattatatgaTGTTTTGAAGGCATTTTTCGCGTCCATTTAATTTATTCGATATCATATGATGTTTTGAAGGTATTTTTTCGCTTTCGTTTAGTTTATTCCATATCATATAATGTTTTGAAGGCATTTATTCGCGTTCGTTTAGTTTATTCAATATCATATGATGTTTTGAAGGCATTTATTCGCGTTCGTTTAGTttacttttaaataatatgATGTTTTGAAGGCATTTTTTCGCGTTCATTTAGTTTACTTCTATATCATATAATGTTTTGTAGTCATTTTTTTGCGTTCGTTtagtttattcaatattatatgaTGTTTTGAAGGCATTATTTGTGTTCGTTtagtttatttctaaataatatgtTGTTTTGAAGGCATTTATTCGCGTTCGTTTAGTTTATTCCATATTATATGATGTTTTGAAGGCATTTATTCGCGTTCGTTTAGTttacttttaaataatatgATGTTTTGAAGGCATTTTTTCATGTTCATTTAGTTTACTTCTATATCATATAATGTTTTGTAGGCATTTTTTTGCGTTCGTTtagtttattcaatattatatgaTGTTTTGAAGGCATTTTTTCATGTTCATTTAGTTTACTTCTATATCATATAATGTTTTGAAGGCATTTTTTTACGTTCGTTtagtttattcaatattatatgaTGTTTTGAAGGCATTATTTGTGTTCGTTTAGTTTACTTCTAAATCATATGATGTTTTGAAGGCATTTTTCGCGTTCGTTTAGTttacttttaaataatatgATGTTTTGAAGGCATTTTTTCATGTTCATTTAGTTTACTTCTATATCATATAATGTTTTGAAGGCATTTTTTTGCGTTCGTTTAGTttacttttaaataatatgATGTTTTGAAGGCATTTTTTCATGTTCATTTAGTTTACTTCTATATCATATAATGTTTTGTAGGCATTTTTTTGCGTTCGTTtagtttattcaatattatatgaTGTTTTGAAGGCATTATTTGTGTTCGTTTAGTTTACTTCTAAATAATATGATGTTTTGAAGACATTTATTCGCGTTCCTTTAGTTTACTTCTAAATCATATGATGTTTTGAAGGCATTTTTTCGCGTCCATTTAATTTATTCGATATCATATGATGTTTTGAAGGCATTTTTTCGCGTTAGTTATGAATTAGTTTACTTACGGGTTCCATCCGAGATCCTGTGGATTTATATACAGGATACCGGCTCGGGAAACTGTAGCAGGAGTAGCTGTTTTCAAGTTGGTTATTTCGAACAATAACCTCATGACTGGGGTTAAAGCTATACGTTCATTACTAGCTAATGTCAATACTTTGTTATCGTCCATTACTGTATTCAGTGATTCGATCCACATGGGATCTATGTCGCCATCGAGGATGATCCATTTTGGATTGTCACCGGGTACATTTGCTTGATCTCTCATTAGTACGGACAGTAAAcctgaaaaattgattttgcgATGTTATTTTCGATCGAAATCGGTTTTTCCGTCCTATAATTATCTAGTTTTAATGACAACAATTGTATAcggaattaaaaaatgtttatttgatatgaaaattcGAAGGAAATCGTTTTTCtctttataaattttccataaaataacAACTACTGTTTCCTGCTTTTGTCTCTTGATAATTTCCCTCAAATGTTTCGAATAAGTTGAAAATTGTGTTAGTTGAAGAGACTagtataaatttcatttgaaaaatggaaggaaatcttggaaaattgtttttctctattgaatttctaatgaaatgaaaactaTTGTATTTTCTAGCTATTTCGCTTCGTGATTTTCCTCAAACGTTCAATATaagtttggaaatatttcagttgaagggaataatatgaatttcatttaaaaaatggaagaaaatactttaaaaacgtttttctcCACGAAATTCCCAGCTTAATGGAAAGCACTATATTTTCCAGATGTTTTCCCATATGATTTCTCTCAAACGTTTAAAATaagctgaaaaatttttagtagaAAAGAGTAATATGAGTTTCGTTcgaaaaatggaagaaaattttggaaaattgtttttctactcccatttctattgaaataagAACCACTGTATTTTCTAGCTATTTCGGTTCATGATTTTGCTCAAACGTCTAGAATAAGTTAAAAATTGTGTCAGTTAAAGAGATTAGTATATATTTCGTATGAAAAATGAGAGAAAAtcctgaaaaattattttcctcccCTATATTTATAATCCAATAGAAACCATTGTATTTTCCAGATATTTATTTCCATGATTTCCCACACTTGAAGCATATACTTCATATAAAAAACGAGAAAAACATCgaggaaaacaatttttctctataaaGTTTTCATCAAATGAAAAACACTATATTTTCTAGACtcataatttttctcaaatatcgAATATcatctaaaatatttgttggCTGGAAAGGATagtatttatatgaaaaatgaaaaaaattataggaaaatcaagaaaaaaatagtcatttagatataatttaaCGCCCAAAATCGGTTTTTCCTGAATCAATTTATTGCCAAATCACTACAATTTTTGACTCCTTTCTCTTATATTTTCCACGAAACCAtgtataaatcaaattattctgttatttttttaaaaaaaaacaaaagataatTAACGAAAACCAACTTTATATACAGTGACAATTAGAAATTCAAATTGCAACACAACATGTAGCGTCATCTATGAATTTACATCGTTAATTTGACAACGACAATCGAataatgtcaaatgtcaatgtcaaacaCTTACCATCTTTCCATTCTCTCGTAGCAGGATTAATGATCCCAAACAGCTCGTCGTTAGTTACAGCTTTCGGGTTCAAATCATTATAAACCGGTTTCCTTTTCATATTAGCATACGTTTTGAAAAGAGTTTTCCATACTTCAGTTTTCCCAGTACCTGCGTTGCCTACTATGAATACTGAATGCCTAACTTCCAACAGCTCTTCTAATTGCACCACCTTCCAACAACGTTGTCAGATTGTGAGAATTATATAGAGTTGTAGAGACTTAccttcaatataaaattatcttcTGGTTGTAATTTCAAATCTATAGCAGCTTGTTTGACTGTCCTTTCAAATTCGGCGTCTCTTTTTCTAGGTACTTCCAAAGCAGGGAATAAATCTCCTATCAACCCCATAAAAACCGGGGTGTCGTCCGTTACAATCTTCGGGATATTGAAATCTCGTAATGCTCTCATCAAAACTTCTTCTTCTGGTCTACCAGGATCACCACGCTGAAATAAACCAACGATAACATGAATTTTACGGTTATTAATTTGATATACAAACTTTTAACGAACCAGCTACAACGAGTACTGATTTAATAGCTCTCAAACCCCAATCATAATGATCTTGTTTAGATAATAATTCTTTACAAAGGGTATATAACGTGATGAATTTCCTCGCTAGTATCTTCGCTTCTTGGAAACCTTCGGCAACTAACATAATTTCGCAAATCAGCTCGAAATCTGGTACAACCATAGCACAAGGTCTGGAAACGTTAAATGATCAGATGTAGAAGATACTTAAGATATTTCGGGACAGAAAAAAGATATGTAAATACCTGAAGAGAGCTTTCAAATTTTCAGGTAACTCAGTCCTTCCAGCGTATCCAGGATTCATCGTAATGAATATACCCACAGTTGGTACTAATTGTATGGGATCTCCCATAAAATCGAAggtcgtttttttattttttattgcgTCTAAAACTGATTTTACTTGAACTGCGACGACGGAAAGTACCTCAACTGATATTCTGTTGAATTCATCGAAGCAACCCCAAGCTCCAGTTTGAGCTAAACCTTTATAAATATTACCGCATGACTAGAAAAAGGTTTAGTGAGGTTTTAAAGctagtttttaaagaaaaaaaattaccttaTAATCCATTTGTTCAGAACAATTAAACACGTAAACCATTATACCTAAAGCACGCCCTAAGTCTTTGGTAGTTTCTGTTTTTCCAGTACCTGCAGGTCCTGCAGGGCCTCCTCCCATGATTAAATGTAGAGACTGTATAATGGaagaaaaaattggtataatta is from Diorhabda sublineata isolate icDioSubl1.1 chromosome 1, icDioSubl1.1, whole genome shotgun sequence and encodes:
- the LOC130444405 gene encoding dynein regulatory complex subunit 4 gives rise to the protein MTREQLEAFAQRIKEENDREREERNFFQMERDKIRTFWEITRNELEEARAQVRNKDRALEEGVEKNEEELKFYKQKVKHLQYEHQNNLTECKAESLVALKQAQDEYAIKEKELLEDKRNLKALMREQDLSHQDQIKALKMQNSEDVSKARSEFETRAKEMEMKYEKKYTELRAHLNEKHAMEISEVEERKNEHISNLMKHHEISFNEMKNYYNDITLNNLSLISTLKDQMEILRKQNERMSKQVADLTAENKRLADPLKEALDQIKEYKRQLENYERDKQALANAKLMLSQKLKCLEDLRWSYDALELRFETLEKERDELNNRFVQAVLEVQQKTSVKNLLLNKRIQTLSQVAEHREIVIAELQAVAKTPPLRSNQKLEEILSKKNAQIADLQYELARVCKAHDDLLETFEEKLQVYGIPKQELGFTPLKIIPEGQGGLATGPAGLVAANR